One window from the genome of Elusimicrobium sp. An273 encodes:
- the rpoC gene encoding DNA-directed RNA polymerase subunit beta': protein MQQTKKVKKLNELNFFDFDAIKLGIASPEQILAWSYGEVKKPETINYRTLKPERDGLFCERIFGPTKDYECACGKYRWVKFKGIKCDRCGVEITESKVRRERMGHIELAVPVAHVWFLRKNPSRIGIMLDMRTSDLERVVYYAAYVVLEDCVDSVTGRVDFKKGTLLSDVQVREARKKHGARLKVGIGAPAIKTLLEGIDFDKEIPALHEQLKNTQSEMERTKLIRRIKTMEEFKESGNRPEWMILSVLPVIPPDLRPLVPLDGGRFAASDLNDLYRRIINRNNRLKHIESLRAPEVMIYNEKRLLQEAVDALIENGARGKFFIGPGGRPLKSLSDSIKGKHGRFRQNLLGKRVDYSGRSVIVVGPNLKLHQCGLPKLMALELFKPFIIGELMKKEGVTLKSAKKMLERVRPEIWDILEKVTKNHPVLLNRAPTLHRLGIQAFEPVLIEGKAIQLHPLTCAAFNADFDGDQMAVHVPLSLEAQMEARTLMLASNNILSPASGKPIASPSHDMVLGVSFLTKIKDGDIGEGSIFGSKEEALVALEYGKLSYHAKIKVRGINAIVEPGLDGKEEKDPSKWKDFTSVGRIIFNQALPKGWEYINKTVGKKELAALVDECYKSKKYGRYEAVQLLDKIMKMGYHYATLSGLSISIADMTIPSAKQKYIDDAKKKVKEIQAQAEAGIITEGERYNKVIDIWTRVTDDVANELFKEMKKFEESKYDPTNKEHSGQRFNSVYLMADSGARGSRQQVRQLAGMRGLMAKPQKKLTGGQGEIIESPITANFREGLSVLEYFISTHGGRKGLSDTALKTADAGYLTRRLVDVAHNVVITEEDCGTHNGIVVKSLMSGEEMVEPIEERILGRTSLEDVVVKVKKADGTEEEKTIIKEGDLITLEQSKLVKKYGVESVRIRSVLTCEAPYGVCAKCYGLSLATSSKSNPGDAVGIIAAQSIGEPGTQLTLRTFHIGGTASRVLSRSQAVAEIDGKVTFKDVKIITNRYDNKICISRNGSIFVEAGNGTIKEYKIQYGASVYTADKATVKKGTLLAEWDPHSIPVLAEAPGTVRLTDVIEGITLQEERNKVTGVIERKITASRMGKKNPRISIEGKDKKVSLPLPIDTILMVENGEEVEPGDVLAKIGREAGGTKDITGGLPRIAELFEARRPRNPAIISEFEGIVSLETSPKGLIEVVVRNEETNQVKQYSIPQGKHLVVYEGDHVGVGEALTDGAIDPHDVLRVKGEKEAQEFLLNAIQEVYRLQGVTINDRHIEVIVRQMLGNVKILDAGDTHFLKGEILSRASWLRENAKMKAEGKRLADAETILLGISKASLASESFISAASFQETTKVLTDAAITGQVDELRGLKENVIVGHLIPAGTGISARKIAEEFNQKRKETGEK, encoded by the coding sequence ATGCAACAAACGAAAAAAGTTAAAAAATTGAACGAACTCAACTTCTTCGATTTTGATGCCATTAAACTGGGCATCGCCAGTCCGGAGCAAATTCTGGCGTGGTCTTACGGCGAAGTAAAAAAGCCGGAAACCATTAACTACCGCACCCTTAAACCGGAGCGCGACGGCTTATTCTGCGAACGCATTTTCGGCCCGACCAAGGACTACGAATGCGCCTGCGGCAAATACCGCTGGGTAAAATTCAAAGGCATTAAGTGCGACCGCTGCGGCGTGGAAATTACGGAAAGCAAAGTGCGCCGCGAACGCATGGGCCACATTGAACTGGCCGTCCCGGTGGCGCATGTGTGGTTCCTGCGCAAAAATCCGTCCCGCATCGGGATTATGCTGGATATGCGCACGAGCGATTTGGAACGCGTGGTGTATTATGCCGCGTATGTGGTGCTGGAAGACTGCGTAGACAGCGTAACCGGCCGCGTGGACTTTAAGAAAGGCACGCTCCTTTCCGACGTACAAGTGCGCGAAGCCCGCAAAAAACACGGGGCCCGCTTGAAAGTGGGCATCGGCGCGCCGGCCATTAAAACGTTGCTGGAAGGCATTGATTTTGACAAAGAAATTCCGGCTTTGCACGAACAGCTTAAAAATACGCAAAGCGAAATGGAACGCACCAAACTCATCCGCCGCATTAAAACGATGGAAGAGTTTAAAGAAAGCGGCAACCGCCCGGAATGGATGATTTTAAGCGTACTGCCCGTCATCCCGCCGGATTTGCGTCCGCTCGTTCCGCTCGACGGCGGCCGGTTTGCGGCGTCCGACCTCAACGATTTGTACCGCAGAATCATCAACCGCAACAACCGCTTGAAACATATTGAATCCCTGCGCGCGCCGGAAGTGATGATTTACAACGAAAAACGCCTCTTGCAGGAAGCGGTGGACGCCTTGATTGAAAACGGCGCCCGCGGCAAATTCTTCATTGGGCCCGGCGGCAGACCGCTTAAATCCCTGTCGGACAGCATCAAAGGCAAACACGGCCGCTTCCGCCAGAACCTGCTGGGGAAACGCGTGGACTATTCCGGCCGTTCCGTTATTGTGGTCGGCCCGAACTTGAAACTGCACCAGTGCGGTTTGCCCAAACTGATGGCGTTGGAACTGTTTAAACCGTTTATCATTGGCGAATTGATGAAGAAAGAAGGCGTAACGCTGAAATCCGCCAAGAAAATGCTGGAAAGAGTCCGCCCGGAAATTTGGGATATTTTGGAAAAAGTAACCAAGAACCACCCGGTGCTGCTCAACCGTGCTCCGACCTTGCACCGCTTGGGTATTCAGGCGTTTGAACCGGTGCTGATTGAAGGGAAAGCTATCCAGCTGCACCCCTTAACCTGCGCCGCTTTCAACGCAGACTTCGACGGTGACCAGATGGCCGTGCACGTGCCGCTTTCGCTGGAAGCGCAGATGGAAGCCCGCACCCTGATGTTGGCCTCCAACAACATTTTGTCGCCTGCGTCCGGCAAGCCGATTGCCTCTCCGTCCCACGATATGGTGTTGGGCGTGAGCTTTTTGACCAAAATCAAAGACGGTGATATCGGTGAAGGTTCCATTTTCGGCAGCAAGGAAGAAGCTTTGGTGGCGTTGGAATACGGCAAGCTTTCGTATCACGCCAAAATCAAAGTGCGCGGCATTAACGCCATTGTGGAACCCGGTTTGGACGGCAAAGAAGAAAAAGATCCGTCCAAATGGAAAGATTTTACTTCCGTGGGCCGCATTATTTTCAACCAGGCGTTGCCGAAAGGTTGGGAATACATCAACAAGACGGTCGGCAAGAAAGAGCTGGCCGCGTTGGTGGACGAATGCTATAAGAGCAAAAAATACGGCCGCTACGAAGCCGTACAGCTCTTGGATAAGATCATGAAGATGGGGTACCACTATGCCACCCTGTCCGGTCTGTCCATTTCCATCGCGGATATGACGATCCCGTCGGCCAAGCAGAAATATATTGACGACGCCAAAAAGAAAGTCAAAGAAATTCAGGCGCAGGCCGAAGCCGGTATCATCACGGAAGGCGAACGTTATAACAAAGTCATCGATATTTGGACGCGCGTCACGGACGACGTGGCCAACGAACTCTTCAAAGAAATGAAAAAATTTGAAGAATCCAAATATGACCCGACCAACAAAGAACACAGCGGCCAGCGCTTTAACTCCGTCTATTTGATGGCGGATTCCGGCGCCCGCGGTTCGCGCCAGCAGGTACGCCAGCTGGCGGGTATGCGCGGATTGATGGCCAAACCGCAGAAGAAACTGACCGGCGGCCAGGGCGAAATTATTGAATCGCCTATTACCGCCAACTTCCGCGAAGGGCTGTCCGTTTTGGAATACTTCATTTCCACGCACGGCGGTCGTAAAGGTTTGTCCGATACGGCTTTGAAAACGGCCGACGCCGGGTACTTAACCCGCCGTCTGGTGGACGTCGCTCACAACGTCGTAATTACGGAAGAAGACTGCGGCACCCATAACGGAATCGTGGTCAAATCCCTGATGAGCGGCGAAGAAATGGTGGAACCCATTGAAGAACGCATTTTGGGCCGCACCAGCTTGGAAGATGTCGTGGTGAAAGTGAAAAAAGCCGACGGCACCGAGGAAGAAAAGACCATTATCAAAGAAGGCGATTTGATTACGCTGGAACAGAGCAAACTGGTCAAGAAATACGGCGTGGAATCCGTACGCATCCGCTCCGTGCTTACCTGCGAAGCTCCTTACGGCGTGTGCGCCAAGTGCTATGGTTTGTCTTTGGCGACTTCGTCCAAGAGCAACCCGGGCGATGCGGTAGGTATTATCGCCGCGCAGTCCATCGGTGAACCGGGTACGCAGCTGACGTTACGTACCTTCCACATCGGTGGTACGGCTTCGCGCGTGTTGTCTCGCAGCCAGGCGGTGGCGGAAATTGACGGCAAAGTAACGTTCAAAGACGTCAAGATTATCACCAACCGCTACGATAATAAAATTTGTATTTCCAGAAACGGCTCTATCTTTGTAGAGGCTGGAAATGGTACAATAAAAGAATACAAGATTCAGTACGGCGCTTCCGTGTACACCGCGGATAAAGCGACCGTCAAAAAGGGAACCCTGCTCGCGGAGTGGGACCCGCACTCTATTCCTGTGCTGGCCGAAGCGCCGGGCACGGTGAGACTGACTGACGTAATTGAAGGTATCACCCTGCAGGAAGAGCGCAACAAAGTTACGGGCGTAATTGAACGCAAAATTACCGCGAGCCGCATGGGTAAGAAAAACCCGCGCATCAGCATTGAAGGCAAAGACAAAAAAGTCAGCCTGCCTTTGCCTATTGATACGATTCTGATGGTGGAAAACGGTGAAGAAGTGGAACCCGGCGACGTGCTTGCCAAAATCGGGCGCGAAGCGGGCGGCACCAAAGACATCACCGGCGGTCTGCCCAGAATTGCGGAATTGTTCGAAGCCAGACGGCCCCGCAACCCGGCAATTATTTCCGAGTTTGAAGGGATCGTCAGCTTGGAAACGTCGCCCAAAGGTTTGATTGAGGTTGTCGTGCGGAACGAAGAGACCAACCAGGTCAAGCAGTACAGCATTCCGCAGGGCAAACACCTTGTAGTTTATGAAGGCGACCACGTTGGCGTAGGCGAAGCCTTAACCGACGGCGCCATCGACCCCCACGACGTGCTGCGCGTGAAGGGCGAAAAAGAAGCGCAAGAGTTCCTGTTAAACGCCATCCAAGAAGTGTACCGCTTGCAGGGCGTTACAATTAACGACAGACATATTGAGGTTATTGTCCGTCAGATGTTGGGGAACGTAAAAATTCTGGATGCGGGAGACACGCATTTCCTGAAAGGCGAAATCTTAAGCCGCGCAAGCTGGCTCAGAGAGAACGCAAAGATGAAGGCCGAAGGCAAACGCTTAGCCGACGCCGAAACCATCCTTTTGGGTATCAGTAAAGCGTCCCTCGCTTCCGAATCGTTTATTTCCGCGGCGTCGTTCCAAGAAACGACCAAAGTCCTTACGGACGCCGCCATCACGGGCCAGGTGGACGAATTGCGAGGCCTGAAAGAAAACGTAATCGTAGGCCATTTAATCCCGGCGGGTACAGGTATTTCCGCCCGGAAAATTGCCGAAGAGTTTAACCAAAAACGCAAAGAAACAGGAGAGAAGTAA
- the rpsL gene encoding 30S ribosomal protein S12 — translation MPTVNQLVKYGRAKESNRTKSPALQACPQRRGVCTRVYTTTPKKPNSALRKVARVKLTSKVEVTAYIPGVGHNLQEHSIVLVRGGRVKDLPGVRYHIIRGALDASGVENRKQGRSLYGVKRPKAGK, via the coding sequence ATGCCAACAGTAAACCAATTAGTAAAATACGGACGGGCGAAAGAGTCCAACCGGACGAAATCCCCGGCGTTGCAGGCTTGCCCGCAAAGACGCGGCGTCTGCACCCGTGTTTATACCACGACCCCTAAAAAACCGAACTCTGCTTTGAGAAAGGTGGCCCGTGTGAAGCTGACTTCCAAAGTGGAAGTAACCGCTTATATTCCCGGCGTGGGACACAACCTTCAGGAACACTCCATCGTGCTGGTGCGCGGCGGCCGTGTGAAGGACTTGCCGGGTGTGCGCTACCACATCATCCGCGGCGCGTTGGACGCGTCCGGCGTTGAAAACAGAAAACAAGGCCGCTCTCTTTACGGTGTAAAGAGACCGAAAGCCGGTAAATAA
- the rpsG gene encoding 30S ribosomal protein S7: MPRKGLRPRDRRPQPAPDYKYNSVLVARFINKLNFEGKTSTAERILDDAMAIIAEKTKENALDVFTKCIENVRPLVEVKARRVGGANYQVPTEVKPLRSTSLAMRWLIGAAQSRKGRPMAEKLAEEIMLGAKKEGTAFKKREDVHKMAEANRAFAHFKW; encoded by the coding sequence ATGCCGAGAAAAGGTTTAAGACCCAGAGACAGAAGACCGCAGCCCGCGCCGGATTATAAATACAATTCCGTGCTCGTGGCCCGGTTCATTAACAAATTAAATTTTGAAGGCAAAACCTCTACCGCCGAACGCATCCTGGACGATGCGATGGCGATCATTGCCGAAAAAACCAAAGAAAATGCCTTGGACGTATTTACCAAGTGCATTGAAAACGTCCGCCCGCTGGTGGAAGTAAAAGCCCGCCGCGTGGGTGGCGCCAACTACCAGGTTCCGACCGAAGTCAAGCCGCTTCGCAGCACTTCGCTGGCGATGCGCTGGCTGATCGGTGCCGCGCAAAGCCGCAAAGGCCGCCCGATGGCTGAAAAACTGGCCGAAGAAATTATGTTGGGCGCTAAGAAAGAAGGCACTGCCTTTAAGAAACGCGAAGACGTGCATAAAATGGCTGAAGCCAACCGCGCTTTCGCTCATTTTAAATGGTAA
- the fusA gene encoding elongation factor G: MAEFKTYPLEKIRNIGIIAHIDAGKTTTSERILYYTGKVHKIGETHDGASVTDWMEQERERGITITSAAIYCVWKDCQLNIIDTPGHVDFTAEVERSLRVLDGAVCCFDGVQGVEPQSETVWRQADKYHVPRIAYINKMDRIGADFIRSANSIKEKLGGNACPIQLPIGAEDKFVGVVDLVKMKGIIWDGDHNGATFNEVDIPADLVEAAQKARTEMIEKLADFDETIMERYLNGETDFTVEEIKKAIRKGTLTGKFFPVICGSSYKNKGVQPLLDCVNDYLPSPVDVPPVKGTDPNTGDTIYRKASNSEPFCGLIFKVQTDPFVGKLSFFRIYSGTLKAGDAVFFPGKNATERIGRMMRMMADKREEVKELGAGEIAATVAIKNSRVGQTICAPEAPIVLESITFPEPVISIAVEPKSKADEEKMSNALARLAEEDQTFRVRTDEETGQTVISGMGELHLDIIVDRMKREFNVQANVGAPQVAYRETITKTVEQETKFVRQSGGRGQYGHVFLRLEPLEKGKGFEFVNEITQGRIPKEYIPAIEKGCREALDSGAIAGYPLVDIRVAVFDGSFHEVDSSEMAFKIAASMALKDGAKKANPIILEPIMKVEVVAPESNLGDIIGDLSSRRGQIGEMGVRGNVRYVRAEVPLAEMFGYATNVRSLSQGRASFTMEPSHYAEVPANVAKAIIEKRTAAKVAA, from the coding sequence ATGGCTGAATTCAAAACCTATCCGTTGGAAAAAATCAGAAACATTGGTATTATCGCGCACATCGACGCTGGTAAAACCACCACTTCCGAACGCATCCTGTACTATACGGGCAAAGTGCACAAAATCGGCGAAACGCACGACGGCGCTTCCGTAACGGACTGGATGGAACAGGAAAGAGAAAGAGGCATCACCATCACTTCCGCCGCCATTTACTGCGTGTGGAAAGACTGCCAGCTTAACATTATTGACACTCCCGGCCACGTGGACTTTACGGCCGAAGTGGAACGTTCTTTGCGTGTGCTGGACGGCGCCGTCTGCTGCTTTGACGGCGTGCAAGGGGTGGAACCTCAGTCTGAAACCGTATGGCGCCAGGCCGATAAATACCATGTACCCCGCATCGCGTACATCAACAAAATGGACCGCATTGGTGCGGACTTCATCCGCTCCGCCAACTCCATTAAAGAAAAACTGGGTGGAAATGCCTGCCCGATCCAGCTGCCGATTGGCGCCGAAGACAAATTTGTCGGCGTGGTAGACTTGGTGAAGATGAAAGGCATTATCTGGGACGGCGACCACAACGGTGCCACCTTTAACGAAGTGGACATCCCGGCCGACCTCGTAGAAGCTGCCCAGAAAGCGCGCACGGAAATGATTGAAAAACTCGCCGATTTTGACGAAACCATCATGGAACGCTACTTAAACGGCGAAACGGACTTTACGGTTGAAGAAATCAAAAAAGCCATCCGCAAAGGAACGCTTACGGGCAAATTCTTCCCCGTTATCTGCGGTTCTTCCTATAAAAACAAAGGCGTGCAGCCGCTTTTGGACTGCGTGAACGATTATCTACCCTCTCCTGTAGACGTTCCGCCGGTCAAAGGGACGGATCCCAATACGGGCGATACGATTTACCGCAAAGCCTCCAACTCTGAACCGTTCTGCGGACTTATTTTTAAAGTACAGACCGATCCTTTCGTCGGTAAACTGAGCTTCTTCCGCATTTATTCCGGTACGTTAAAAGCCGGGGATGCGGTTTTCTTCCCGGGCAAAAACGCCACGGAACGCATCGGCCGTATGATGCGTATGATGGCCGATAAACGCGAAGAAGTAAAAGAACTCGGCGCCGGCGAAATTGCCGCTACGGTGGCCATTAAAAACTCCCGCGTGGGTCAGACGATTTGCGCGCCTGAAGCGCCGATCGTGCTGGAAAGCATCACCTTCCCCGAACCGGTAATCTCTATCGCGGTGGAACCGAAATCCAAAGCGGACGAAGAAAAAATGTCCAACGCTTTGGCCCGCCTGGCCGAAGAAGACCAGACCTTCCGCGTCCGCACCGATGAAGAAACCGGCCAGACCGTTATTTCCGGTATGGGTGAACTGCACTTGGATATTATTGTAGACCGCATGAAACGCGAATTCAACGTGCAGGCCAACGTGGGTGCCCCGCAGGTAGCTTACCGCGAAACCATCACCAAGACGGTGGAACAGGAAACCAAGTTCGTCCGCCAGTCCGGTGGCCGCGGTCAGTACGGTCACGTATTCCTGCGCCTGGAACCGCTGGAGAAAGGCAAAGGCTTTGAATTTGTCAACGAAATTACGCAGGGCCGCATTCCGAAAGAATACATCCCTGCCATTGAAAAAGGCTGCCGCGAAGCGTTGGATTCCGGTGCGATTGCCGGATACCCCTTGGTGGATATCAGAGTGGCCGTGTTTGACGGTTCGTTCCACGAAGTAGACTCTTCCGAAATGGCCTTTAAAATCGCCGCTTCTATGGCCTTGAAAGACGGCGCCAAGAAAGCTAACCCGATTATTCTGGAACCTATTATGAAGGTAGAAGTAGTGGCTCCGGAATCCAACTTGGGTGATATTATTGGCGACTTGAGCTCCCGCCGCGGCCAGATTGGCGAAA